The DNA region TTTATCTTTTCTAAGCTCATCTATTTCCTGCTTATACTCCTTAACAACAGAGCTTTTATCAAATGCTAAGCAAGCATTAGATAAAAATTGCTGCTTCCAATTGTGCACGTTTTTAGGAAGTAAATCATACTTACTTGCTATCTCATTAACTGTCATATCGCCTTCTAGCAATTCTATAATTACTTTAGCTTTAAAATCAGCTGTATACGTTACTCTTTTTTTACTCATTTATCTATTTCCTAATTTATATAGTTAACTTTAACATCTAGGAATAAAAATCTTTCTAAAATCAGTAGCTTTTTCTGGGGACATTATACCCATGAATTCCATAGCACTTTTGATTAGCTTCCTTCCAACTAGAAATCCTAATCTATTTAGCAACTTTACTAGCCTTCTCGTACCATAATATGGATGTTTAGTATGTATCAAATCTATTGCATTTAATAGTTTAATATCATCATTACTACTAAATTTTGATATTGGTGTATAATAGTACACACTCTTAGATACAGATAATAGTTTAAGCTGATTATTTAAAGATAATTCTAGCTTAGTATCTACAGAGTTTACTCTATCATTTGATGATACCAAGCTTTTTAGCTTTCCCATTAAAAAATCCCTCTCTACTATTACCTCGACTAGTTTTTTACTTGTTGCATCTTTATCTTTTCTAAGCTCATCTATTTCCTGCTTATACTCCTTAACAATAGAGCTTTTATCAAATGCTAAGCAAGCATTAGATAAAAATTGCTGCTTCCAATTATGCACGTTTTTAGAAAGTAAATCATACTTACTTGCTATCTCATTAACTGTCATATCGCCTTCTAGCAATTCTATAATTACTTTAGCTTTAAAATCAGCTGTATACGTTACTCTTTTTTTACTCATTTATCTATTTCCTAATTTATCTAGTTAAGTTTAACATCTAGGAATAAAAATCTTTCTAAAATCAGTAGCTTTTTCTGGGGACATTATACAAAATTTATACTATAATTTAGCTAATGTTTTATATTCAAAAGAAATAAATATGATACAACCAAAATCATATATTGATACTTCTTCATCTGTATACGGTAAGTTCTCAATAATGGCAGCAGAATATAAAGCAGCTAATCTTACACAGGGAGCTCCAGATTTTGATACCCCAGAATGGTTAATCGATCGCGTGAATTACTATATGAAAAAAGGCAAAAATCAATATGCCCCAATTCCTGGAGCTATGACACTGCGTAAAGCAATCGTACATAAAACTAAACACTGCTATGACATAGATATAACTATCGATAACGTAATAATTACTGCTGGTGCCCAAGAGGGTTTATTTACTACAATATCAACATACGTTGGGCCTGGTGATGAAGTTATCATGTTTGATCCAATATTTGATACCTATGCCGGCGTTACAAAGTTTAACCAGGGTAAATGTGTAAGACTAAAGCTGTTACCAAATGGTAACATTGATGTACAAGCTATCGCGAATGCAATTACTAATAGAACAAAAGTTATAATCTTAAACTCACCACATAACCCTATGGGATCTATAATCTCAAAAAGTGAATATCAAGAAATTACTAAAATCATTAAAGATAAGGATATTCTAGTAATATCTGATGAAGTCTATGAACACATTTATGCTGGTGATAGTTTTACAAGTGCTATAGAAATACCCGAACTACGAGATAAACTAGTAATATTACAATCTCTTGGTAAAACATATAATCTTACAGGCTGGCGTCAAGGAGTGGTGATTGCACCAGGAGATATTATAAAAAATATCTTAGCTATAAAGCAATTTTCAACTTTTTCAGCTGTTCACCCCATGCAGCTTTCATTAGCTGAAGGAATTTTGAAACATCCTGAATACTATGAGAATTTACATAAATTATATAAAAAACAGAATAGTCTTTTAAGAGAGAACCTAAAAGCATCAAGATTCAAAATTTTAGAATGGCAAGGATCTCCTTTCCAAATGATAGACTATAGTGAAATAAGCAAAGAAGATGATCATACCTTTGCAACAAAACTTATCAAAGAGTATGGTGTTGGGGTCATTCCCATGTCGTCATTATTTAAAACTCCTCAACACAAGTTTTTAAGAATTTGCTTTGCTAAGAAAGATGATGAAATAATTAGAGGTACTAAGATATTGTCTCAAATATAAGCACTAACCCTCTTGTACCAAACTGATAAATAACGCTGATTTAACTGAGTTTTCCTTGCCATATTTAACAGCTAATCTTGTTGTATATGCTGATGCTTTTTGCATTACAACTTCTACAAAGTCATTAGGATTATTATCATTAACTGCTAATATCAAGGCTTTTTTATCACTTTTTTGATTTGTGTTCATGGTATAAGAATCACTACCTGAATTAGATACTTGATCAGACTCAATCAATCTTAATGTCTTAGCATAAACATCATTCAAACTCTTATGAATATCTACAATAGAGTAACCTTCATTATTATACTTAATATTACTAGTTACACACGCTGAAACCAAAGTTATAATTATAACTAAAGCTAAAAATTTAAGGTTTAGTTTCATGGCTTTCATTCTTTATAATGTACGGTTATAATAATTTTAATTATCTTCTCAGGTTTTTTATTTGTCAATTCAAGAGAAGAGGTCAGATATTAATGATGCTTAATATTTTCTTGTATAAAAGGAATGAAAGCTGACGATCTTATTGTGTTACCATTCTTACCATATTTTATTGATAACTCTGTTTTATCTTCTGATTTTTTCTGAATTGCAATTTCAACAAAATCAGCAGGATCACTATCACTTTCTGCAGCGATTACAGCTTTATTTATTTTCTTTTCATTTATTTTAATATCATATGGACTACCTTTTAAATCAAATGTTTGACCATTTTTTAAAGCTTCTAATGAAGCTTTATAAACATTATCAAAACTTTCATTTACTATTGTCGTATAATACCCATCATTAAAATTACTAGCACCTAGAGTAGAACATCCTAACAATGTAGCTAACGTCATTATCAAAAGGATTAATACACTAAATTTCACTTTTAAAAATCTCATTAATCCTACACCTAAAATTATAATGATT from Francisella halioticida includes:
- a CDS encoding aminotransferase class I/II-fold pyridoxal phosphate-dependent enzyme; the protein is MIQPKSYIDTSSSVYGKFSIMAAEYKAANLTQGAPDFDTPEWLIDRVNYYMKKGKNQYAPIPGAMTLRKAIVHKTKHCYDIDITIDNVIITAGAQEGLFTTISTYVGPGDEVIMFDPIFDTYAGVTKFNQGKCVRLKLLPNGNIDVQAIANAITNRTKVIILNSPHNPMGSIISKSEYQEITKIIKDKDILVISDEVYEHIYAGDSFTSAIEIPELRDKLVILQSLGKTYNLTGWRQGVVIAPGDIIKNILAIKQFSTFSAVHPMQLSLAEGILKHPEYYENLHKLYKKQNSLLRENLKASRFKILEWQGSPFQMIDYSEISKEDDHTFATKLIKEYGVGVIPMSSLFKTPQHKFLRICFAKKDDEIIRGTKILSQI
- a CDS encoding IS3 family transposase, with protein sequence MSKKRVTYTADFKAKVIIELLEGDMTVNEIASKYDLLSKNVHNWKQQFLSNACLAFDKSSIVKEYKQEIDELRKDKDATSKKLVEVIVERDFLMGKLKSLVSSNDRVNSVDTKLELSLNNQLKLLSVSKSVYYYTPISKFSSNDDIKLLNAIDLIHTKHPYYGTRRLVKLLNRLGFLVGRKLIKSAMEFMGIMSPEKATDFRKIFIPRC
- a CDS encoding DUF3568 family protein; the encoded protein is MRFLKVKFSVLILLIMTLATLLGCSTLGASNFNDGYYTTIVNESFDNVYKASLEALKNGQTFDLKGSPYDIKINEKKINKAVIAAESDSDPADFVEIAIQKKSEDKTELSIKYGKNGNTIRSSAFIPFIQENIKHH